From one Solanum stenotomum isolate F172 chromosome 12, ASM1918654v1, whole genome shotgun sequence genomic stretch:
- the LOC125846397 gene encoding WAT1-related protein At5g40240-like — MVWSTDFLPFLAMVMVECCEMLMITIGKAAMNDGLNNLVYVVYYNALGTLFLLPCLIFHRLRSNMVPITLPILWRFFLLGLLGICLVQAVAFTGIKYSTPTLAAALGNLMPGFTFLLAIIFRMEKLDIRKVSSQAKSVGTIVAIIGASIMTLYKGPRVLGSNLPSDSSHHALVLSQESNWILGGLLITTTCIMSSGWNILQTDTVKKYPEHMTIVFFTCFFGSIQCAILTLALESNPKTWMVKPGIGMIAIVFSAVSGNVFRYNVLTWCLDKKGPLYVAMFKPLGMVISAILGIIFLADPLHLGSVIGAVIISAGFYYVLWGKSKEIKSMHEVDDIVCVIDSTNQTSLLLHK, encoded by the exons atggtttgGTCAACTGATTTCTTACCCTTTTTGGCAATGGTGATGGTGGAATGTTGTGAAATGTTGATGATTACAATTGGTAAAGCAGCCATGAATGATGGATTGAACAATCTTGTTTATGTTGTTTACTATAATGCCCTTGGtaccctttttcttcttccttgcttAATCTTCCATAGGCTCAG AAGCAATATGGTTCCTATTACTTTGCCTATATTGTGGAGATTCTTCCTTCTTGGCCTGTTGGG AATTTGTTTGGTGCAAGCCGTGGCCTTTACAGGTATTAAGTACAGCACTCCTACACTGGCAGCTGCTTTAGGGAATTTGATGCCAGGCTTTACATTTTTGCTTGCCATCATTTTCAG GATGGAGAAGTTAGATATAAGAAAGGTCAGCAGTCAAGCGAAATCTGTGGGCACCATAGTGGCAATTATAGGGGCATCCATCATGACACTATACAAAGGACCGAGAGTACTAGGATCAAATTTACCTTCTGATTCATCTCATCACGCGTTAGTACTTTCACAAGAATCAAACTGGATACTGGGAGGTCTTCTGATTACCACCACCTGCATCATGTCTTCTGGATGGAACATTCTTCAG ACTGATACCGTGAAGAAATACCCCGAACACATGACAATAGTGTTTTTCACTTGCTTCTTTGGGAGTATTCAATGTGCAATTTTAACTCTGGCATTAGAAAGCAATCCAAAGACATGGATGGTGAAGCCTGGGATTGGGATGATAGCCATTGTTTTCTCA GCGGTTTCTGGAAATGTCTTTCGTTACAACGTTTTGACATGGTGCTTGGATAAGAAAGGTCCTCTTTATGTAGCCATGTTCAAGCCCTTGGGAATGGTCATATCAGCAATCCTGGGGATCATATTCCTTGCAGATCCACTCCATTTAGGAAG TGTTATTGGAGCAGTTATTATATCTGCTGGATTTTATTATGTTCTGTGGGGAAAATCTAAGGAGATCAAGTCCATGCATGAGGTTGACGACATTGTTTGTGTAATTGACTCAACAAATCAAACAAGCCTTCTATTGCACAAGTAA
- the LOC125846396 gene encoding WAT1-related protein At3g28050-like — protein MGSNNRETTFYKEVLPFTAMVTMECINVGLNTLYKAATNKGMSNHVFVVYSYGLAALLLLPSPFFSARSRILPPLNCSILAKIFLLGVIGCTSQIMGYTGIIYASPTLASAISNLVPAFTFVLAVIFRMEKIQLKRSTTRAKVLGTVVSIAGAFVVTLYKGPKILVPTTSTPNLLRQPLGSTQSNWMLGGLFLTTEYFLVPMWYIVQTWIMKVYPAEVTVVFFYNLTVSILAGIVGFLSEPDSNKWIIKPDIALASILCSGILGSSLNNTIHTWALRVKGPVYVAMFKPLSIAIAVAMGVILLGDTLYLGSILGATIIAIGFYTVMWGKAKEMPEYNDSSDLESSPDQKFPLLHNFKNEDISDK, from the exons ATGGGAAGCAATAACAGAGAGACAACTTTTTATAAAGAAGTGCTACCATTTACAGCTATGGTGACTATGGAATGTATAAATGTTGGATTAAATACACTTTACAAAGCTGCTACTAACAAAGGCATGAGTAATCATGTCTTTGTTGTTTATAGTTATGGTCTTGCTGCTCTTCTACTTCTTCCTTCTCCTTTCTTCTCTGCCAG ATCAAGAATACTTCCACCTCTCAATTGCTCAATTCTCGCCAAAATCTTTCTTCTTGGAGTTATCGG GTGTACATCACAGATAATGGGGTATACAGGCATTATCTATGCCTCTCCTACGCTTGCCTCCGCCATCAGCAATCTTGTCCCTGCTTTTACTTTCGTCTTGGCTGTCATTTTCAG GATGGAGAAGATACAGTTGAAAAGATCAACCACTCGAGCCAAAGTGTTGGGCACGGTGGTGTCCATAGCTGGAGCATTCGTAGTAACTCTATACAAAGGCCCAAAAATATTAGTGCCTACCACGTCCACACCCAATTTACTACGTCAACCTCTCGGCTCAACTCAATCGAATTGGATGCTTGGTGGCCTTTTCCTCACAACTGAATATTTTTTAGTCCCAATGTGGTATATAGTTCAg aCATGGATTATGAAGGTGTATCCAGCAGAAGTGACAGTAGTTTTCTTCTACAACTTGACTGTTAGCATCCTAGCTGGTATTGTAGGATTTTTATCTGAACCTGACTCCAACAAATGGATAATTAAACCGGATATCGCACTGGCCTCCATCCTCTGCTCT GGAATATTGGGTTCATCCCTAAATAATACAATTCACACCTGGGCATTGCGCGTAAAAGGACCAGTGTATGTAGCAATGTTTAAACCATTGTCCATCGCGATTGCAGTTGCCATGGGAGTCATTCTCTTGGGAGATACTCTTTATTTGGGAAG CATCCTTGGAGCAACGATAATTGCAATTGGATTCTATACCGTAATGTGGGGAAAGGCAAAAGAGATGCCTGAATATAATGATTCTAGTGATCTCGAGTCGTCTCCAGATCAAAAGTTCCCCTTGTTACACAATTTCAAAAATGAAGACATCTCAGACAAGTGA